In Vanessa atalanta chromosome 9, ilVanAtal1.2, whole genome shotgun sequence, the genomic window aacatgcaaaaataaaaaataatgctaatatGCATATGTGTGTTAAGAGAAAACATCAAACTCCAAACGAGAAAGCCTACGAAACCAACTCGAACAAAAAATACGGGACGAACAAAAATCGCAAATTCGTAGTATGGTCCATGCAGCAGTATTTTCGGCACAGAAGCGAAGCTACTCTGCGCAGCGTGCGAAAGTTGAACTTCATTTCATTTGCTTCTTCGACAAGTGTATAAGCTTCTTTCgatcgtattattttattacatttggtacaacatttttatttactatgaaTAAGATCAACATATATCAATGGACAATTTTTAACTAACAatcataataacaaaaaatgggcacttaatatatttttttcaatattgtacaaaatgtaataaaatagtagTTATGTGTAATGccgtctatttttttaaatgaataaacacTAGCTCAGAAATAAACATCGACACCCAAACGCACATCCATGCATAGAAATATAACGGTACCTTGTTGAATATCTTAGGTGCTTTTTCTAGGACAACGAGAAAAAACATCATCttgttcttaattttattagcaatataatataaatttcacgcATCCAAGCTAtgcttttttatatcttttccGTTATAAATGTGtacaaaaatcttaatatttcaatcgcaaaatttaaatatttttacataatgtgATTGAAATCATTTAacgtcataatattatttatcaaatttttaaatatacatttgtaaattcATCTAAAGCGTTACAATTATTTCGTACATTTTCAATGCGATATGtatctgtttaattaaaattataaaaacaagacatttgaaaaattgttaaatataataattttatattattttttttttaataaaagctgCTCCACATGGGGTCAGTTACAGTGAAGTATaaatctcagattataaaaaaaaaacaactgggaatttgtattcgcttttttgCTTCATTATGATGTTCCGAGCTTatagcttttgttttataatccaaaataaaacgtaataaataaaaacaatttagtgTCACCTGGACCATttcttataaatagtattaaagtGTTGCCCTCCATAGATCGTAGTGTTAGAGGCCAGTAAGCATAAGGCCagtttatagaatatttatattatataaaaatatgattgtataattaataattaattaaattaattaattattaattttaatttaacttactcTGGGATCAAATTGTTGTATAGATCAATTAAAGAGcagatttttatatcttttcacATCATTAATTACGGTAAAAAATAATCTGtgtatattagtttttattataaaacatacatttcgATCCCAATAGTAAGCAAATAAACATACTACGCTGATACATAACAAAAAACttcaatatttaatcttttttcaatctgtattgaaatttaatttatttttaaaaattcaaattagacaatatttaaatgcagatgttaaaacaatttctatataaataaaactgattaaaattcaattcaatatatattaaaatataattaatacggtgaaattagatatattcaattttttttactggtaatttttaaaaattatttaagatatgTTAACAAAATTACTCCTATGATCAAACATGACTATgacttagaaaaaaattaaaacttctatgtaacataatatagaaaaatgcACACGAATACTCTAAGTTGTTGTGGAAATTAcacaagaattaaaataaatcatacaaaaattgttatttgaagAAACAATTCGTAACAAACACtcgtaaatcaaattaattgacatttaaatgaCACATATTCACATTAGCATatttttcattagttttatataaccTTGGAGAAATGCCATGCTATTCATAGCGTTCTCAGGTTgcttttagatatattttcttctttataaGTTTCAACTAAAATACTATTACGATTGTTAATCATATTTCCCACTAATACACATTGTACAGCGAGTGTGACTTACGTAtagatttatctctttctgttatCTGTGATTTGATATTCGATTgacaaatacaatacaatgtttattaGTAAGACCGTTAGGCTGTAAATATGAAGGTGAGTGAGAAGCAACGAATGGTTTATCCTACTTTTACGCCTCAACGCCTCAACTAACCGTCATGTCTGTGCACACAGGTAGTTTAAATTCACAAAcagacaaaatttaattttgagatataaataagcaccaatttattaattatgttaattaaaaacaagatcTAACATAAAAGCCTAAGGTAAAAAAGTATCTACCCTAAAACTCGCTTAAACATCCGAAATTCaacgataaataaaagtaaaaagaaacattttaacaaatcaacgattaaattatctaatttcATTAGCTTAATTTtgctacattataaatatttaaaaattaattataaatatcgcTATCTAAAGAGCTTTGATATATCGCTATTGTTGATACAAACGACCACAtgtaaaaattatgttacaattacataaagtcgtatgttacaattttttttttaaatgagtttattGCCTTGAAAGACCTGTCAGTTACCATGGCAATAgtagtgaaaaaaatatgaatattacacAACCCATGCAGATAAAAATGTGTTTGAAAATGACCACAGCCCCATTCGGCTCTCGCACGCACACTCTTGCAGCGATACACTTGCGCATGCGCGAGCGAGCGACGAGCGACGAGCGACGAGCGGCAGTGTGCGAGCGAGAGGGGAATAGAGCCTACGACATTAGCAGTCACATTGTAATCCTAAAGCCTATCTGTTATAGAGCGCGAATAAATTATACACTGAGAGCAGGCTTTCAGTAATAAAAAGGTACAACGCTACACCTTTGCACCATTTTTAAGGAAATCAACAGTTTTTATGCTCTATTAAAAGTACTGTTTTAACATACAACCTTTGTACTgaaagtgtattattattatttttttatttaaatgaagccCATTGTAGTCAAAGAACACATTTTGCtgcacataattatataataatttatacttataatgtaAATGAGTTAAACTTGAGGTCCATTTCGAtcaaatttgtacaaatatatattatttattttaattgctaacgcgcgaaaatatttatgtagttttgtttttgtacaaAAGTGATTGGAGAAGACTTCTCGATTATGTTTGTACCGGTTACACGCTCCACCATCACCAGTAAGCTAAAACGTGTACTATAAACCACCACCATTAAGCAACGCTGGACTTGAAATGTGAACCCACAACCGGATATAGATAATCTTtcccgatattttttttaggttaaaaTTATCCCATATATTTGTttccaatatataaatttgtatgataTCAACAAACTTACTGTCTTGCTCGTAAGTCTGATGCGCGACAGACGGCGATAACGTCTTCAATCTCTTATGCTTTAAATAACTCGTATCTAGAAAACATtgcaaaaatgttattttctttcaatagtAAAAGATTACATGTCACatggtattttaaaatttcaatcgaCACAATAACAGAGCTGTGAGAGTAATGCGACCGACGAGACGACGGGGAAGTATTTCAGAAATACCAAAGAGAGGCTCTGGCGGGGCTAGACCACGACACGCATGGCCGAGGGCGCGGGGCCCGGAGAGGGGGGAGGGCGTCAGTTCCGGGGGGCGGCGTCGACGGGCGAGTAGTAGCAGCTGGAGTCGTCGAACTCGGAGGCGGTGGCGTGCGGCGCCACGGCCATGTACAGCGCGTAGTGCTCGGCCTCCGTCAGGTCCAGGTCGTCCTGCAGGCGGCGGAAGGCGCTCGCGTCCAGCGCCAGCACGCTCTCGGCCACCAGGATCTTGCCGTCGGGCGGCAGGTCGGGCGGCCGGTCGGGCGCGTCGGCCGCGTCGGGCGCGTCGGGCGCCTCGGAGCGCGCGTCGCCGTGCAGCGAGATGTGCGTGACGCTGTCGGCGGCGGCCAGCGACGCGTGCGAGGCGAGGTGGGGCGGCGGGCGCAGGGCCGACACGCTGCTGACGGAGCGGCCCACGGGCCGGCCGCGGCGCGGGCCGTCCGAGCGCACGCTGGGCGCCGGCGACTTCTCCCTGCGCCGGAACAGGCGCGACAGGAACGAGCGCTTCTTGGGCGCCGGCGGCAGCGCGGGCTCCGAGCGCGCCGGCGCCAGCTCGCCGCGCGACAGCGGCAGCTGCCTGCCGGGCTTGAGGATGCTGTTGACGGACGTCTGGCTGGCCTTGAAGCCGTCGGCCTTGCGCACGCGCTTGGGCGGCAGCGGCGGCGCGCGTTCCTCCTCGGTGTCGCGCTTGAGGGCCGTGAACTCTATGATCGGGCCGCGGTACGTCTGCACCTGCACGTCCTCGTAGGGCGCCGCCTCCGGCTCGGCGATCGGGACCGGGTTCCTGAAGGCGAGCTGCAGGCTGGTGTACGTGCCCGTGTCGTCGAACTCGTCGACGTCGGTCTCGTCGTTGAGGATCGTGACGTTTTCGAGTCGAGTTCGGTTCTCCGAGTATATCTCGTCCAATTCCGCGACCTGATCGAGGAGGTCGTTCAGACTCTTCTCGTTGGTGTCGACCGCCATGCCGTCGTCGGCGTCGACGGCCGTGACGCCGTTCGCGTCTACCGCTGTGGCGTCGTCGGCGTCGACCACCATGATGTCGACGGATTCGACCTCGACGGGGTTTTCGACGTCGGTCAGTTCGACTGTTGGGGGATCCGGGGAGTCGCTGGTGGAGGATACGAGATCCTGCTTTTCGGGGGGGTTATTGTTATTTCCGTCGGTGGGCTGTATGGGGGAGGTGGGTTCGGTCAAAAGAAGAGAAAATACACTGAGATCCGGGAGGGGTTTTCTCGCAGTACCTTGGTATTCGGGGATGTATTCGAAGGGTACGGCGTTGCTTCTTGCGTTGTCTGATGTCCTCTTCAGCTGCAGGTACACCTGGAAACAATTATGTCTTTGTTAACAGTTgttgtaatttgtatatttgtctATACATTGTTATATTCACTTTAAGGGCTTTTCTTTGAATGCTATAAACTGTTTCTTATAGCAAAAAAGTAGCTGATTGAAATTgcttcattgaaaaaaaatgtttatttttttttttattttagtattctcTTAAGGCTCTCGAATTGTTATTAACGAATACTCTACTCATTGACACGTAATATGATGTAAAAGGAAACGGTATCATTTGCATATATctgatatgtatataaatagctTCTCAATGAGAGATACGATCTGATTCCGACGTGAGTTGAACGGAATAGTACGAATACGATTGATGCATTGGATGATCTGACACTGTTGGAGAATCGCCAATGGTCAAACGGATCATTACTGTAATGAGCTTTTTATGGAAATGTAATAAACGGGAAATGAAGAACAGGCATTTTGGGTCAGCTTCCGGAATGTTTAGATTTTTGATTAATTGAAGTTAAGCAAACTGACTGTTCGTCTGCAAATGTCCACTGCTTGAATACCGTTTTGAGAAAaagctttggagcatattccaacaagCTAAGAGCGAGTGGGAGTGGGAACCGCAATTTATATCGTTCTTCTGATTGGAGTAGAATGTTataagacatttaaaatatgttaataagacATTTAGTTCAATCAGCAGTACTTAGCCAAAAAGTAGAGCAGTTCGACGATTAAGTACGAGTAGCAAGCTGATGGAAGGTACGATCACGTTGTCGCCGCTACCCCTCACCTGCACATGTCGCCGCTCGCTGGGGTCGCGGTAGGGCGGCGTGTGGAAGGCGATGGCGACCTGCCTGTGCACGAGCACGATGTTGGCGCTCTCCTCCCACACCACGTGCTCGCCCTCCTTCTGGAAGAACACCACGGCGATGTCCTCACGCGTCACCTGCAACACAAGCAACGGTTATGTTCCGCGTCTTGCCGCACCTAGAGAAATATCTTGATCTCGTCGCCTATGCTGTAGATGAGTCTATTTCGAAATCTTACAATCTATAAAATACTCTAATTTAGATCACAATAACTAACCTTTTCACAGAGAAGTATCAGTTCGGTTCCTCCTTTATGGAAATCGGAGCACTGACTGAGCCGCATGATGACGAGATCACTCATAGCCTTCTTGTCGTAGATGACATCTGAGACCACGGGAGGCAGCGAGAGTCGTATCTTCCCGGTCCTTTCATCGTGGATGAAGACTTGGAAGCAAAGTCTCACTGCATTCAGGTCGATGCTTTGTGGTTGATTCCGGTGGTTGTAGCCCGCTAGTGAAGGATACGACGATAAGATACTTGCTTCAATTTATTAGAAATACATAGTACTCTCTATTGGACCTATGGGCCTGAAATACCTAACATTTTGCAGAACATACTTCTATtgaaaattagtaaattaattcaataatatattattaatacaatttcattacaatattaggtacctatatagttgattatataatcttactaatatatattaagagtatatatatagtaagtaaACGAATTTCAAAAATTTGGCGCACTTTCGACCGAATCACTATCAGACTACCTACCTATACTAACATGGCGTACTTTCTATTGTATGGTATTGTATATACAGATGTATAATCAGTATACAGGTTTGGtagcaatttatattaaaaaaatgctctATAGCAAATCCGATTTGGAAAATTTGGACTTCGaactgaaaatatttcttagcgaattcttaaattata contains:
- the LOC125066493 gene encoding embryonic polarity protein dorsal isoform X5 yields the protein MSPAPALVAGDTLCEIFNPSGILILLQNTAYRLQDKRHKTKNKKSREGALPVEQVVGEQPPNLNISDVIDAISRADPLFGAGVEMPRPPAPHAGQPFVRIVEQPASKALRFRYECEGRSAGSIPGVNSTPERKTYPTIEICGHKGPAIVVVSCVTREEPYKPHPHNLVGRERCENGVCTVKTTINEENPQVSFSNLGIQCVKRKDIADALKTRERLRVDPFRTGYNHRNQPQSIDLNAVRLCFQVFIHDERTGKIRLSLPPVVSDVIYDKKAMSDLVIMRLSQCSDFHKGGTELILLCEKVTREDIAVVFFQKEGEHVVWEESANIVLVHRQVAIAFHTPPYRDPSERRHVQVYLQLKRTSDNARSNAVPFEYIPEYQGTARKPLPDLSVFSLLLTEPTSPIQPTDGNNNNPPEKQDLVSSTSDSPDPPTVELTDVENPVEVESVDTNEKSLNDLLDQVAELDEIYSENRTRLENVTILNDETDVDEFDDTGTYTSLQLAFRNPVPIAEPEAAPYEDVQVQTYRGPIIEFTALKRDTEEERAPPLPPKRVRKADGFKASQTSVNSILKPGRQLPLSRGELAPARSEPALPPAPKKRSFLSRLFRRREKSPAPSVRSDGPRRGRPVGRSVSSVSALRPPPHLASHASLAAADSVTHISLHGDARSEAPDAPDAADAPDRPPDLPPDGKILVAESVLALDASAFRRLQDDLDLTEAEHYALYMAVAPHATASEFDDSSCYYSPVDAAPRN